Below is a window of Streptomyces sp. ITFR-16 DNA.
TGCACCAGCGGCAGCCTCAGCGGGCTGATCGCGGCCGCGCGGGCGGGGCTCGGCGTGATGGCGCACAGCCGGGGCCTGATCCCGCCGGGGCTCGCGCCGGTTCCGGCCCGGGAGGGGCTGCCCGAGCTGGGCGATGTGGACTTCGTCCTGCTGCACGGCCGCCGCCGGGGCGGGGCGCAGCAGGCGGCGGACGCGCTGGCGGCGGCGATCCTGGCGGGCGGCGACCGGCTGATCAGGCCGCCCGGCGGGATCGGTGCGGACCGAGGGCGCGAGGAGGCATGACGGGGTGCGGGAAGGGGGAGAATGGAGGGCACGCGGCGGTCCCGCGCGGGGTGGACCGACCCGGCCGGACCCGACGGACCGGGACCATTCGCCCGTAGCCGTGCACAACGGCAGTGATCGCGGCGTACAGATTCGGTGGAGATTCCCGCGCCAGGCACTTACCCCTTGGTCCAAAGCGCGCCCGAGCCTTGCCCATCTGGCCGGATTTCGGCCCCTGACCAGTGCAGACGCCATGTTGTACGGACGACTCCGGGACCTCCCGCCGCAGCGCCCGGTGGGGTAGCGTCACGGCGCTGTGCGGAGCGCCACAAGGAGCAGGTCATTGCGCGAGTTCACTGTCCCACCCATGGCGGCCGCGCCCCACGTAGGCGGGCTCGCCGATTGCGTGTTCGACTACGCCGAGGAGGACCCGCACCGGGTCGCGCTCGGCCGGAAAGACACGGCCGGACACTGGCAGGACGTCACGTCGGCGACGTTCCGCGACGAGGTGCTGGCACTGGCCAAGGGTCTGATCGCGCACGGGGTGCGGTTCGGTGACCGGGTCGCCCTGATGTCCCGTACGCGCTACGAGTGGACCCTCTTCGACTTCGCGCTGTGGGCCGTCGGGGCGCAGTCCGTGCCCGTCTATCCGACGTCCTCGGCCGAGCAGGTCCTGTGGATGCTGCACGACGCCGAGGTGTCGGCGGTGATGGTGGAGCACGAGGACCACGCGATGACGATCGCGTCGGTCATCGACCGGCTGCCGCTGCTGAAGCGGCTGTGGCAGCTGGACGCCGACGCCGTCCCGGAGCTGGTCGAGGCGGGGCTGCACGTCGAGGACGAGGTCGTGCACCGCCACCGGCGGGCGGTGACGCCCGAGTCCGTGGCCACCGTCATCTACACCTCGGGCACGACGGGCCGCCCCAAGGGCTGTGTCATCACGCACGCCAACTTCATATTCGAGACGGACACCATGGCCGCGCGCTGGGAGTCGGTCTTCCACTCCAAGCCGGGCGACGAGGCCTCGACGCTGCTCTTCCTCCCGCTGGCGCATGTCTTCGGCCGCATGGTGGAGGTCACCGCCGTGCGCGGCCGGGTGAAGCTGGGCCACCAGCCGGAGCTGTCCGCGAAGGCCCTGATGCCGGACCTGGTGACGTTCCGGCCCACGTTCATCCTGGCCGTGCCGTACATCTTCGAGAAGGTCTTCAACGGGGCCCGGCGCAGGGCCGAGGCGGAGGGCCGGGCCGGTCCGTTCGACAAGGCCGTCGACATCGCGGTGAAGTACGCGGAGGCGATGGAGGCCCGCGCGTTCGGCACCGGCCCCGGGCCGTCCGCCGGGCTGCGGATGCAGCACCAGTTCTTCGAGAAGGTCGTGTACAAGAAGGTGCGCGACGCGATGGGCGGCCGGATCCGGCACGCGATGTCGGGCGGTTCCGGGATGGAACGCCGGCTGGGGCTGTTCTTCGCGGGCGCCGGGGTGACGGTGTACGAGGGGTACGGGCTGACCGAGTCGACGGCCGCGGCCACCGCCAACCCGCCGGAGCGCACCCGGTACGGCACGGTGGGGCAGCCGATCCCCGGCACCACCGTGCACATCGCGGAGGACGGCGAGGTGTGGGTGTACGGCGCCCATGTGTTCGGCGGCTATCTGGGCGACCCCAAGGCCACCGACGCGGTGCTCAACGACGGCTGGCTGGCCACGGGCGACCTGGGCGCGCTGGACGAGGACGGCTATCTGACGATCACCGGGCGCAAGAAGGAGATCCTGGTGACCTCCGGCGGCAAGAGCGTCTCGCCGGCCGCGCTGGAGGAGCGGGTGCGGGCGCATCCGCTGGTGGCCCAGTGCATCGTCGTCGGCAACGACCGGCCCTACATCGCGGCGCTGGTCACCGTCGACCAGGAGGCCGTGGAGCACTGGCTCGCCATGCAGGGGCGGCTGCCGATGGCCCCGGGCGAGCTGGTGCGGGACCCGGATCTGGAGATGGAGGTCCGGCGGGCGGTGGTGGCCGCGAACACGGCGGTCTCGCAGGCCGAGTCCATCCGCACGTTCCGGATCCTGGCGCACCAGTTCAGCGAGGAGCACGGTCTGCTGACGCCGTCGCTGAAGCTGAAGCGGCGGGCGATCGAGACGGCGTACGAGGCCGAGGTGAACGCGCTCTACCGCTGAGCGTCCCGATCCGTGCGCGGACCGGGAATGTGTGGGCCGTCTTGATCGTTCACTCTGGGAGTCCCACCGTCACACCCCACAACGTTAGGATCGACCGCTCGTGAGCCAGGTCCCCTCCCTCACCCTCAACAATGGCGTCGAGATGCCCCAGCTCGGTTTCGGAGTCTGGCAGGTGCCGGACGACGAGGCCGCGAAGGCGGTCGCCACGGCCATCGAGTCCGGGTACCGGAGCATCGACACCGCCGCGAGCTACCAGAACGAGGTGGGCACCGGCAAGGCCATCGCCGCCTCCGGTGTCGCCCGCGACGAGCTGTTCGTGACCACCAAGCTGTGGAACAGCGACCAGGGGTACGACTCGACGCTGCGCGCGTTCGACGCGTCCCTGGACAAGCTCGGTCTCGACTACGTCGACCTGTACCTGATCCACTGGCCGGTCCCGGCCAAGGACGCGTACGTCGACACCTACCGCGCGTTCGAGAAGATTCACGCCGACGGCCGGGCCAAGGCCATCGGTGTCTCGAACTTCCTCCCCGAGCACCTGGAGCGCCTGCTCGGCGAGACCTCCGTGGTGCCGGTGCTCAACCAGATCGAGCTGCACCCGCAGCTCCAGCAGGCCGAGTCGCGTGCGCTGCATGCCCGGCACGGCATCGCGACCGAGGCCTGGTCGCCGCTGGGCTCCGGCAAGGGCCTCCTGGAGGTCCCGACGGTCGTCGCGGTCGCCCGGAAGCACGACCGCACCCCCGCGCAGGTGGTGCTCCGCTGGCACCTCCAGACGGGCAACGTGGTGATCCCCAAGTCCGTGACGCCGTCGCGGATCGCGGAGAACATCGACGTGTTCGACTTCGAGCTGGACGCCGACGACCTGGCCGCGTTCGCGGCTCTGGACGAGGGCAAGCGGCTCGGCCCGAACCCGGGCGAGTTCAACGCCGGTGCGTGACACCGCGCCGTCCGGCGTGACCCACCGCCGCTGACCGATCGAAACCGCCGTCCGGCCCGGAGCCGGGCGGCGGTTTCGCCGTACGAGCCGCATGGATACGAGCCGCATGAAGGGTCCGCAGGAGATGACCGGGGACACGGCGCCCGCCGTCGGGGCGGGCCCGTACCGCCTGCGCAACGTGGGCAGCGGTCTGGTGCTGGAGGTGCGGGACGCCGCGAAGGGCGGCGGCGCACCGGTGCAGCAGAACGAGGAGGACGGGACAGCGGCCCAGCACTGGGAGTTCGCCCCCGTCCACGAGGGCGCGGCCCTGCATCACGTGGTCAACGCGCACAGCGGCAAGCGTCTGGACGTGCGGGGCGCGTCGACGGAGAACGGCGCGGTGATCCAGCAGTGGCGCGCCAACAACTTCGGCGCCCAGGAGTGGCTGGTGGAACGGCATCTGGAGGCGCCGGGCGTGGTGACCCTGGTCAGCTTCGTCAGCGGCCTCGTCCTGGAGGTCGCCGACGGCAGTACGTCGAAGGGCGCGGCCGTCCAGCAGTGGGAGGACACCGACTCCCCCGGCCAGTGGTGGCGGCTGGAGCCGGTGTCCGGGGTGCGGGACGCGCCCTAGTCGCGCCGGCCCAGATGGACCGTGCGGGCCATCAGCAGATAGGTGTCACGGCGGTGGTGCAGCCCCGCCGGGTCCTCGGGGTCGGTCAGCCGTTGCAGTGTGGCCACGTCGTCGGCGTCGAGCCGTTCGGCGAGGATGTCGCGGCGGCGGGTGAACTCCTGGACGACGTGTGCGAGCGCCTCGGGGCCGAGCGGCGCGGGCAGGTCGAGCAGGAAGCTGCGGGTGCCCTGCGGGGTGAGGCCGACGGCGGTGAACAGGGCCGCCCAGTCCTCGGTCTCCCGTGTGGCGCCGGGCAGTTCCGCGCGCATCTCGTCGAAGAGCTCGGCCTGCGCCGCCTCCATCCTGGCCTCCAGGCCGGCCCGGCCGAAGCCGAGGTCGCGCGGGAAGTGGCGCGGCTGCAGCCCGCCCTCGACGAGTGCGAGGGTGCCGCCCGGGTTCAGGAGCCCGGCGAGTCCGGCCAGGACGGCACGCTGGTCGCCCATGTGGTGCAGGGTGTTGCCCGCCCAGATCAGATCGGCCGGCCCGAGCGCGTCGAGCCCTTCGGGGAGTTCGGTGTGCAGGGTGGTGACCCGGTCGCCGAGGCCGAGCCGCTCGGCGCGGGCGCGGGTGCGTTCCAGCAGCGCCGGGGTGCCGTCGACGGCGACGGCCTCCGCCTCGGGGAACAGCTCGGCGAGCAGACAGGTGATCACGCCCGGTCCGCTGCCGATGTCCAGGATCCGGCGGACCTTCGGGGCGGTGGGCAGGGCGGCGATCCAGCGGGCCGCCTCGGTGTACTGCTCGCTGCTGAGTTCGGCGTTGCGCTCGAGGAGCGGGCCCATCACGTCCCAGTCGGGGTCCGCGGGGTCGTGGTGGTGTCCCTGTGCGCTGTCGTGCCGGTGTCCGCAGTTGCCGTCGTTGCCGTGGTGGTCGTGGCCGTGCCCGGTGTGGTTGCTCATGGATCCAGCGTCACCACACGGGGACCATCGGGCAAACTTTGTTGCCGGTCCAGCAAGCCGCGTCACTCCTGGGCGCCGCCCCTGCGGTACTCCTGCGGGCTGACGCCCCGCACGCGCTTGAAGGCGGTGCTGAAGGCGAAGGCCTGGCTGTAGCCGACCTTGCGGGCCACCGCCTCGACCGTCGCGTCCGTCTCCCGCAGCAGGTCCGCCGCGACGGCCAGCCGCCAGCCGGTGAGGTAGGCCA
It encodes the following:
- a CDS encoding long-chain fatty acid--CoA ligase, giving the protein MAAAPHVGGLADCVFDYAEEDPHRVALGRKDTAGHWQDVTSATFRDEVLALAKGLIAHGVRFGDRVALMSRTRYEWTLFDFALWAVGAQSVPVYPTSSAEQVLWMLHDAEVSAVMVEHEDHAMTIASVIDRLPLLKRLWQLDADAVPELVEAGLHVEDEVVHRHRRAVTPESVATVIYTSGTTGRPKGCVITHANFIFETDTMAARWESVFHSKPGDEASTLLFLPLAHVFGRMVEVTAVRGRVKLGHQPELSAKALMPDLVTFRPTFILAVPYIFEKVFNGARRRAEAEGRAGPFDKAVDIAVKYAEAMEARAFGTGPGPSAGLRMQHQFFEKVVYKKVRDAMGGRIRHAMSGGSGMERRLGLFFAGAGVTVYEGYGLTESTAAATANPPERTRYGTVGQPIPGTTVHIAEDGEVWVYGAHVFGGYLGDPKATDAVLNDGWLATGDLGALDEDGYLTITGRKKEILVTSGGKSVSPAALEERVRAHPLVAQCIVVGNDRPYIAALVTVDQEAVEHWLAMQGRLPMAPGELVRDPDLEMEVRRAVVAANTAVSQAESIRTFRILAHQFSEEHGLLTPSLKLKRRAIETAYEAEVNALYR
- a CDS encoding aldo/keto reductase → MSQVPSLTLNNGVEMPQLGFGVWQVPDDEAAKAVATAIESGYRSIDTAASYQNEVGTGKAIAASGVARDELFVTTKLWNSDQGYDSTLRAFDASLDKLGLDYVDLYLIHWPVPAKDAYVDTYRAFEKIHADGRAKAIGVSNFLPEHLERLLGETSVVPVLNQIELHPQLQQAESRALHARHGIATEAWSPLGSGKGLLEVPTVVAVARKHDRTPAQVVLRWHLQTGNVVIPKSVTPSRIAENIDVFDFELDADDLAAFAALDEGKRLGPNPGEFNAGA
- a CDS encoding RICIN domain-containing protein, yielding MTGDTAPAVGAGPYRLRNVGSGLVLEVRDAAKGGGAPVQQNEEDGTAAQHWEFAPVHEGAALHHVVNAHSGKRLDVRGASTENGAVIQQWRANNFGAQEWLVERHLEAPGVVTLVSFVSGLVLEVADGSTSKGAAVQQWEDTDSPGQWWRLEPVSGVRDAP
- a CDS encoding class I SAM-dependent methyltransferase; translation: MSNHTGHGHDHHGNDGNCGHRHDSAQGHHHDPADPDWDVMGPLLERNAELSSEQYTEAARWIAALPTAPKVRRILDIGSGPGVITCLLAELFPEAEAVAVDGTPALLERTRARAERLGLGDRVTTLHTELPEGLDALGPADLIWAGNTLHHMGDQRAVLAGLAGLLNPGGTLALVEGGLQPRHFPRDLGFGRAGLEARMEAAQAELFDEMRAELPGATRETEDWAALFTAVGLTPQGTRSFLLDLPAPLGPEALAHVVQEFTRRRDILAERLDADDVATLQRLTDPEDPAGLHHRRDTYLLMARTVHLGRRD